One Rhododendron vialii isolate Sample 1 chromosome 2a, ASM3025357v1 genomic region harbors:
- the LOC131312109 gene encoding uncharacterized protein LOC131312109: MDRSWMSLPDRFSQPYIDGVSSFIEFAKTHSGEATKIKCPCIKCCNFYKQEYSNVETHLLVNGIKQSYTTWLQHGELPQPDELDEDGDESEEYRDEFDALLEDHQKGTYMGDTLESEDICSFEKLLESSQRPLYPGCEKSETLLSFVIELFKLKVDNRLTNKTVEGILKIQRRILPKGNVVPGSIYECKKLLHDLGLGYELIDTCKNDCALFWKENAHLEKCPSCEEPRYKVNDGKGKKIPHKILRYFPLAPRLRRLYMSRKTAEYMRWYSDKRVDDGQMRHPADSEEWKNFDQQYPEFAKEIRNVRLGLATDGFNPFGNMSTSYSMWPVILIPYNLPPWKCMKEPFFMMSLLIPGPNQPGTNIDVYLRPLVDELKELWENGVMTYDAFTEQTFQMHAAVMWTIHDFPAYGDMSGWRTKGYLACPTCNDSPISRCLIDKLGWVGHRAYLPKNHRWRKDKKFNGLPEHDLKSLDLPVYKVLAQLDKVRQVKFGKDSTTKKRPRNSEELNWTKKSILWELLYWKNLKLRHNLDVMHIEKNICESLYGTMLAIEGKNKDTYKARDDLKKMGIRSELDLQMNENGSFLKPRAIYTLGPQQIDAFCEFLKSISYPDGYAANISRCVTSKKGNKLSGMKSHDCHVLLQRILPIGMRGFVNGEISTTLFELGSFFQEICSTTLRRSDLERMEEKIVLILCKLERIFPPAFFDVMVHLAIHLPREAMLGGPVQYRWMYPIERFLGTLKGYVSNNARPEGSIAETYIVQECLTFCSMYLKKGVDKPERNDDGGEHGSGMEIFKKNSRLFSPISRAPSPSKKERELAHWFVLYNSPEVDPYLEEYKNIVQIQQGRDPSEIQRQEFAKWFKRRMNDLRSEGSSEATDELWSLANGPGSIIDLYSGCISNGVRFHTRDRESRRRCQNSGLVVEGNHKGMNINFYGYLCKIWELRYLHGGTIVLFECEWYNTGQRSRIYNDDCVTSIDVSRLWYKDDPFVLPSQVRQVFYVNDTSKGKNWRVVERVSNRGVWDVPEQDDVSNNAFQQDEPTNGIPIRAGDTNISYNKDDVDPEIVGDDELMEDHIDDNNDGDDTLAEYVDDEEDELNKQPDFDNDLDIDCDI, translated from the exons ATGGATAGAAGTTGGATGTCACTTCCTGATAGATTCAGTCAGCCATATATAGACGGGGTGAGCTCGTTTATTGAATTTGCAAAGACACATTCGGGTGAGGCAACAAAAATCAAGTGCCCATGTATCAAGTGCTGCAACTTCTACAAGCAAGAGTATAGCAATGTAGAAACTCATCTGCTCGTAAACGGGATTAAGCAATCTTACACCACTTGGTTACAACATGGGGAACTTCCACAACCTGATGAGCTGGATGAGGATGGCGATGAATCCGAAGAGTATCGGGATGAATTTGATGCATTGCTAGAGGACCATCAGAAGGGGACTTATATGGGTGATACCCTAGAGAGTGAGGATATTTGTAGCTTTGAGAAACTGTTGGAGTCTTCCCAGCGCCCCTTGTATCCAGGATGCGAAAAATCAGAAACTCTACTATCGTTTGTCATTGAGTTGTTCAAGTTGAAGGTAGATAATAGGTTGACCAATAAGACTGTTGAAGGTATTCTGAAGATACAACGGCGGATCTTGCCAAAGGGGAATGTGGTTCCGGGGTCAATTTATGAGTGCAAAAAGTTATTGCATGACTTGGGCTTGGGGTATGAGCTCATTGACACTTGCAAAAATGATTGTGCTCTATTTTGGAAGGAGAATGCTCACTTGGAGAAATGTCCGAGTTGTGAAGAGCCAAGATACAAGGTCAATGATGGAAAGGGTAAGAAGATCCCTCACAAAATATTGCGTTATTTTCCGTTGGCGCCTAGGTTGCGAAGATTGTATATGTCAAGGAAGACGGCCGAATACATGCGCTGGTATAGTGATAAGCGCGTCGATGATGGACAAATGAGACATCCGGCTGATTCTGAAGAATGGAAGAACTTTGATCAGCAGTATCCAGAGTTTGCCAAGGAGATCCGTAATGTTAGATTGGGCTTGGCTACTGATGGTTTCAACCCTTTTGGGAATATGAGTACTTCCTATAGTATGTGGCCTGTCATACTAATACCCTACAACTTGCCTCCGTGGAAATGCATGAAAGAGCCATTTTTCATGATGTCCTTACTAATTCCTGGACCCAATCAACCAGGTACTAATATTGATGTGTACTTAAGGCCCTTGGTTGACGAGTTAAAGGAGTTATGGGAGAATGGCGTTATGACTTACGATGCCTTTACTGAACAGACCTTTCAAATGCATGCTGCTGTAATGTGGACCATACATGACTTTCCTGCTTATGGTGACATGTCCGGGTGGAGAACAAAAGGTTATTTGGCTTGTCCCACTTGCAATGATAGTCCGATATCGCGGTGTTTGATAGATAAGCTCGGTTGGGTGGGTCATCGAGCGTACTTGCCAAAGAACCATCGATGGAGGAAGGACAAGAAATTTAATGGGTTGCCTGAGCATGACTTGAAATCCTTAGACTTGCCAGTGTATAAGGTATTGGCTCAGTTGGATAAGGTTCGACAAGTCAAGTTTGGGAAGGATTCTACAACAAAGAAAAGACCGCGTAACTCTGAAGAATTGAATTGGACAAAGAAAAGCATTTTGTGGGAGCTGCTTTACTGGAAGAACTTGAAGCTCCGACACAACCTTGACGTCATGCACATTGAGAAAAATATATGCGAAAGTTTATATGGGACGATGTTGGCCATAGAGGGTAAGAACAAGGACACATACAAAGCGCGTGATGATCtgaaaaaaatgggtataaGGTCTGAATTGGATCTCCAGATGAATGAAAATGGATCCTTTTTGAAGCCTCGTGCTATTTACACATTGGGTCCACAACAAATTGATGCTTTTTGTGAATTCTTGAAGTCAATTAGTTACCCTGATGGTTATGCAGCGAACATTTCGAGGTGTGTGACATCAAAGAAAGGTAACAAGTTATCGGGTATGAAAAGCCATGACTGCCATGTGCTTCTTCAGCGTATTCTTCCAATTGGGATGCGTGGTTTTGTGAATGGAGAGATTAGCACGACATTGTTTGAGTTGGGTAGTTTCTTTCAAGAAATTTGTTCCACGACATTAAGGCGAAGTGATCTGGAaagaatggaggaaaaaatagTACTAATACTTTGCAAGTTGGAGAGGATCTTTCCTCCAGCTTTCTTCGATGTAATGGTCCATCTTGCTATTCATTTGCCGCGTGAGGCCATGCTTGGTGGACCGGTGCAATATCGATGGATGTATCCTATAGAAAG GTTTCTTGGGACTCTAAAAGGATATGTCAGTAACAATGCACGTCCAGAGGGTTCAATCGCAGAAACTTACATTGTTCAAGAGTGTCTCACATTTTGCTCAATGTACTTAAAAAAAGGGGTTGATAAACCTGAACGTAATGACGATGGTGGCGAACATGGTTCAGGGATGgagattttcaagaaaaattctcGTCTTTTCTCACCAATTTCTAGGGCTCCCAGCCCATCCAAGAAAGAACGAGAGTTGGCTCACTGGTTTGTGTTGTACAACAGCCCCGAGGTGGACCCATATTTAGA GGAGTACAAGAATATTGTTCAAATTCAACAAGGAAGAGACCCAAGTGAGATACAACGGCAGGAATTTGCAAAATGGTTCAAAAGACGG ATGAATGATTTGCGATCTGAAGGGTCATCGGAAGCTACTGATGAACTATGGTCTTTAGCAAATGGTCCAGGTTCCATAATTGATCTTTATTCTGGATGTATTTCCAATGGTGTCCGGTTCCACACTAGGGATCGTGAAAGTCGTCGAAGGTGCCAGAATAGTGGATTGGTCGTAGAAGGAAACCATAAGGGGATGAATATTAACTTTTATGGTTACTTGTGCAAAATATGGGAATTGAGATACCTACACGGGGGAACAATTGTTCTGTTTGAATGTGAGTGGTATAATACTGGTCAGAGGAGTAGAATATACAATGATGACTGTGTTACTAGCATCGATGTTAGTAGACTTTGGTACAAAGATGATCCATTTGTTCTACCCAGTCAAGTGAGGCAAGTATTTTACGTCAATGATACTAGCAAAGGAAAAAATTGGAGAGTTGTTGAACGGGTGAGTAATCGGGGAGTATGGGATGTGCCTGAGCAAGATGATGTGTCTAATAATGCATTTCAGCAGGATGAACCCACTAATGGTATCCCAATCCGTGCGGGAGATACCAATATTTCTTACAACAAAGACGATGTGGATCCTGAGATTGTTGGTGATGATGAACTGATGGAGGATCATATAGATGACAACAATGACGGGGATGATACGTTGGCTGAGTATGTAGATGACGAAGAGGATGAACTTAACAAACAGCCCGATTTTGATAATGATCTTGACATAGACTGTGATATATAG